One window from the genome of Cyclobacterium amurskyense encodes:
- a CDS encoding thiamine-binding protein produces MKNINLGIQIVPKSKTLDSYQLVDKAIAVIAASGVPYEVTPFETVMEGPETKLMAIAKEAQEAVLNAGAEEVLVYYRMQIRKGKDVSMEEKTLPHKH; encoded by the coding sequence ATGAAGAACATTAATCTGGGTATTCAAATCGTACCAAAAAGTAAAACACTTGACAGCTATCAATTGGTGGACAAAGCCATTGCAGTCATTGCCGCTTCAGGGGTGCCTTACGAAGTCACACCATTTGAGACTGTCATGGAAGGTCCTGAAACTAAATTGATGGCAATAGCAAAGGAAGCCCAAGAAGCTGTTCTAAATGCTGGTGCTGAAGAAGTATTGGTTTACTATCGCATGCAAATACGTAAAGGAAAGGATGTAAGCATGGAGGAAAAAACACTCCCTCACAAGCATTGA
- the pth gene encoding aminoacyl-tRNA hydrolase, with the protein MKYLVVGLGNIGPEYELTRHNVGFLILDRLADENKLSWESDRLAFTCLLKHKGRQIHLIKPTTYMNLSGKAVNYWMKALKIPKENVLVVVDDLALPFGKLRLKPKGSSAGHNGLKNIEELTGGQNYSRLRFGIGDDFPKGRQIDYVLGKWSQEEIDTLPIYMDKAIEVITAFSTIGLEKTMNFYNK; encoded by the coding sequence ATGAAATACCTTGTAGTAGGGTTAGGAAATATTGGCCCAGAGTACGAATTGACCCGACATAATGTTGGCTTTCTAATATTAGACAGACTGGCTGATGAAAATAAACTAAGCTGGGAAAGTGATCGGCTAGCCTTCACCTGTCTGCTAAAACACAAAGGCCGTCAAATCCATTTGATCAAACCTACCACTTATATGAACCTAAGTGGAAAAGCTGTTAACTACTGGATGAAAGCTTTAAAAATTCCAAAAGAGAATGTGCTTGTGGTGGTCGACGATTTAGCACTTCCATTTGGTAAACTTCGGTTGAAGCCCAAAGGCTCAAGTGCTGGCCATAACGGATTGAAGAACATTGAAGAACTGACAGGAGGGCAGAATTATTCTCGACTTAGGTTTGGAATTGGTGACGATTTCCCAAAAGGAAGACAGATAGATTATGTATTGGGAAAATGGTCACAAGAAGAAATTGACACCTTACCTATCTATATGGACAAAGCCATCGAAGTGATCACAGCTTTCAGCACTATTGGCCTAGAAAAAACCATGAACTTTTATAATAAATAA